The genomic DNA TCCGTTTACCTGCCGGATGGAGGCGTCGCTGCCACGGTGCCGAAGGGATCCATCATGTCGCTGCAGAAGGTGGTGTTCGCCACGGCCGTCGAGGCCTTGTTCGTGCGGGAGCTGGGCGCGAACCTGACGGGCGTGGGCCGCCGGCTCCTGCGCGAGGTGGGTCTGGACCTGGATCAGCCGCTCGAGGTGTCCTACCCCCTGGAGCAGTGGAAGCGCTTCGTGAGCACCGCCGCGACGGTGCTCTACCCCCACTTGCCCTCCTCCGAGGCGCACTGGTGGATGGGCATCCACTTCGTGGAGGGCTACCTGCAGACGTCCGTGGGACGCGTGGTGGCGGATCTCGCGCCGGTGATTGGCCCCCGGCGGATGCTCGAGCGCATGGGCGCGGACCTGAGCAGCGGCAACAACTTCAGCGAGGTGCGCCTGATGGAGCACCGGCCTCGCTACGTCGAGCTGTGGATGAACGATGTCCTCGACGATCACTCCTCCTTCGCCGCGGGCCTCATCCTGCGGGCCCAGCAGATGGCCGGCGCGCGCAACGTCAGTGTGGATGTGTGGTCCTTCGATGGCACCGCCGGTACCTTCCTCGTGCGTTGGCGGGATGCTGTCCGAGGATGAGTCAGTCCTGTCCGAATCGAGGACAATCCGCGTGCCGGAATCCAACCCATTGAAATAACAGGGGTTGAGTGGGGAGAGTGTCAGGTATTCTGACAGGGACGGCCTGGTTTCCTGGAACACGGGTACTCCAACTTCTTCCCCGTTGTTCGGGGTGAGCCGGGCTTTCCCGAGGAGAGGCGCTGTTGGCCCGCGGGTTGCTCAGGACAATGGGCGCGTGGCCGGGGTGGGGCTTTTCCCCAACGGCCTCGTCCCCCCTCGTTGTCCCCCGAAGAGGAAGTTCCGATGCGCAAGCTGTCCATGGCGTTGCTGGCGGGTATGTCCCTGGTGGGTTGTGGTGGTGCGGAGAGCTCCGAGACCACCGAGCAGACGCTCCCCACGTTCGAGGAGTTCGAGGCCTCCGCCACCAAGGACGTCGAGGGCGTCTACATCGTCAACGGTGACGAGGCGGTGGAGAACCTGCGCGAGTACTACGACGCCACGGTGGCCCGGGGCGATGTGGGCTCCACGCAGGGCGGCCTGGCCGTCTACTACGTGGGCAAGGACATCAAGTGGCCCAGCACCCAGGCCCGTAACATCACCTACTGCGTCAGCAAGACCTCCTTCGGCTCGAACTACAACGCCGTGGTGAGCGCGATGAACAGCGCGGCGGCCGCCTGGGAGGCCACGGCGAACGTCAACTTCGTGCACGCCAGCACCTATGACACCAACTGCACCGCGTCGCAGGCGGGCGTGGTGTTCGACGTGCGCCAGGTCAGCGGCCAGTCCTACACGGCGCGCGCCTTCTTCCCCAACTCCAGCCGCTCGGCGCGCAACGTGCTCATCGACAGCAGCGCCTTCCGCATGACGGGCGCCTGGACCCTGACTGGCGTGCTGCGCCACGAGCTGGGCCACACGCTCGGCTTCCGCCACGAGCACACCCGCCTCTCCAGCACCGGCTGCTACGAGGACGCTTCCTGGCGTGGGCTGACCAACTATGACTCCTCGTCCGTCATGCACTACCCCCAGTGCAAGGGCACGCAGAAGGGTGACCTCGTGCTGACGAGCATGGACAAGACGGGCGCCCGCGCGCTCTACCCGTAAGCCGCTTTTCGCCTTCGCCGTAAGCAGAGGGCCGCCCGCCGTCCGCCTCCTCCTCGAGGCGTCCGGTGCGCGGCCCTTTGTCTTTTGTCTTTTCCCGGCCGGGGGCGGGGGCCATCCGCGCCCTCCTCGCTTTTCGCCGCAACTTCCGAGGCCCAGGTCCCGAGAATTTCTCCGAGTTTACGAATTCAATTCCTTCTTTTTCCTG from Melittangium boletus DSM 14713 includes the following:
- a CDS encoding DUF2378 family protein, whose product is MSLQKVVFATAVEALFVRELGANLTGVGRRLLREVGLDLDQPLEVSYPLEQWKRFVSTAATVLYPHLPSSEAHWWMGIHFVEGYLQTSVGRVVADLAPVIGPRRMLERMGADLSSGNNFSEVRLMEHRPRYVELWMNDVLDDHSSFAAGLILRAQQMAGARNVSVDVWSFDGTAGTFLVRWRDAVRG
- a CDS encoding M57 family metalloprotease, whose translation is MRKLSMALLAGMSLVGCGGAESSETTEQTLPTFEEFEASATKDVEGVYIVNGDEAVENLREYYDATVARGDVGSTQGGLAVYYVGKDIKWPSTQARNITYCVSKTSFGSNYNAVVSAMNSAAAAWEATANVNFVHASTYDTNCTASQAGVVFDVRQVSGQSYTARAFFPNSSRSARNVLIDSSAFRMTGAWTLTGVLRHELGHTLGFRHEHTRLSSTGCYEDASWRGLTNYDSSSVMHYPQCKGTQKGDLVLTSMDKTGARALYP